GTAGACGCCGGACTGACCGCGGTCGAAGGGATCACCGACGCGCTCGACGCGATCAGCCAGCCGACGTGCGTGGCCTCCAGCGGTACGCACGAGAAGATGCGGCGCACCCTGGGCCGCACTGGACTGTATCGCCGCTTTGAGGGCCGTATCTTCAGCGCGACCGAGGTCGCCTGCGGCAAGCCCGCCCCCGACTTGTTCCTGCACGCGGCGGCGAACATGGGTGTCCCGCCTGCGGCGTGCGTCGTGGTCGAGGACAGCCTGTACGGCGCGCAAGCGGCTCGCGCCGCCGGCATGCGCTGCCTCGGCTATGCCGGTGGACTGACCCCCGCCCGCCAGCTTGAGAGCGCCGCCACGGTGATCTTCGATGACATGCGCAAACTGCCGGCCCTGCTCGACGAGGTTTAAGAGGTGCGACTGCGACAACCTCCACTGCAGCAGAGGCGAAGTCGAGTACGACCCGCGTCCGCCGGCTGGTCCGAGTCGCCGGGAGATGCCCGTCGGGAGGTGAGAACGAGCGTTGCACGCCGAACAGATAAACGGTTCGCCGAACGTCCGGTCATCGACACGCCCGGAAGCACTCGGGCCGGGACGTACCACCGCTGATGATCACAAAGGGTGATGGGCGCTCCGGCGTCGATGCGCACGGGTGGCGGCAGAAGACCGCACCTGATCTTGCGGCGGTGGTCAGCCGGGACGAACGACGGTATGTGCAGAGGGCGAGGAGTCATTCTCGCATCAGGGCGGTTACCAGGTCGCGCAGGGTTCGGTCGAGGCGGTTGCCGTCGCCGCGTTCTAGTGCATTCAGGATCGGACCGCTGTGCAGGCTGGCGAGGAGGACGTGGGCGAGCATGTCGGCGTCGAGGTCTGGCCGTTGCTGGTAGACCAGTTGGCTGATGTGGTCGTGCCAGGATCGGTATACCGGGTGCGCCTCGCGTGGCTCCCGGTGTGGCTCAGCGGTGACGGGCGCCTCTGGACCGAGGGCGGCGAGCAGGCCTTTGTTGCGGGCGACCAGGTCAACTACGGCGGTGAGGAAAGCCAGAAGTCGCGCATGTGGCGGGGCGCCCTGGCCTAATGGGGGCGGCCCCGTGGTGATCGCGGTCTCTATGTCCTGTGCGCG
The Micromonospora pisi DNA segment above includes these coding regions:
- a CDS encoding TetR/AcrR family transcriptional regulator; the protein is MTGSERLRADAARNRTAILRATEELLTQHHPQQISMEQVATAAGVGKGTVFHRFGSRYGLMRALMQERAQDIETAITTGPPPLGQGAPPHARLLAFLTAVVDLVARNKGLLAALGPEAPVTAEPHREPREAHPVYRSWHDHISQLVYQQRPDLDADMLAHVLLASLHSGPILNALERGDGNRLDRTLRDLVTALMRE
- a CDS encoding HAD family hydrolase — translated: MINPIELVIFDCDGVLVDSERIAVRVHVAVGANLGWPLTEADVVEQFIGRSSASIRELIAVHLGHDVAATWTERFELAHRQEVDAGLTAVEGITDALDAISQPTCVASSGTHEKMRRTLGRTGLYRRFEGRIFSATEVACGKPAPDLFLHAAANMGVPPAACVVVEDSLYGAQAARAAGMRCLGYAGGLTPARQLESAATVIFDDMRKLPALLDEV